Proteins from a genomic interval of Methanoplanus endosymbiosus:
- a CDS encoding homoserine dehydrogenase: MKIAIIGFGSVGKGIASIIRDKGLGITVTAIADSKSAAIDNDGLDIQSVFTAKENSGICGKIGLTPDDVISDADFDVLIEVTPTDAETGEPALGYIRRALSSGRHVITSNKGPVALKYPELKALADENGVEFRFEATVCGAIPIIFSLQNGLAGNKIKRIYGVFNGTCNYILTRMADEKLTYSQALLEARELGYAEADPTYDVMGIDAAIKLVILANTVLGYEKTLEDVEIVGINMITSESLQLAGEDDLTIRLIGEIDCEKEMLRVMPRVLPKNHTLVVQDTLNAVTAETDLAGEVTLIGRGAGSVETASAIIADLLFIRKLNGRCA; encoded by the coding sequence GTATTACAGTAACCGCTATTGCCGACTCAAAGAGTGCTGCAATAGATAATGATGGCCTTGATATTCAGTCAGTCTTCACTGCAAAGGAGAATTCCGGAATATGCGGGAAGATCGGGCTGACCCCTGATGATGTCATATCGGATGCTGATTTTGATGTATTAATTGAGGTTACACCTACAGATGCAGAGACCGGAGAGCCTGCACTTGGCTATATACGAAGGGCACTTTCGTCAGGCAGGCACGTCATCACATCCAATAAAGGGCCGGTTGCACTGAAATATCCGGAACTGAAGGCTCTTGCGGATGAAAACGGTGTTGAGTTCAGGTTTGAGGCAACGGTATGCGGTGCAATTCCAATTATATTCTCGCTGCAAAACGGCCTTGCCGGCAATAAAATAAAAAGAATATATGGTGTCTTCAACGGGACATGCAATTATATCCTGACAAGAATGGCTGATGAAAAGCTCACATACAGTCAGGCACTGCTTGAGGCAAGGGAACTTGGATATGCCGAAGCTGATCCCACCTATGATGTCATGGGCATAGATGCGGCGATAAAGCTGGTAATTCTTGCAAATACGGTTCTTGGGTATGAAAAAACCCTTGAGGATGTTGAAATTGTCGGGATAAATATGATAACGTCAGAATCCCTTCAGCTTGCAGGTGAGGATGATCTGACCATACGTCTGATTGGTGAGATTGACTGCGAAAAAGAGATGTTAAGAGTCATGCCGCGTGTTCTTCCGAAGAACCACACTCTTGTGGTTCAGGATACCCTTAATGCAGTTACTGCGGAGACGGATCTTGCAGGGGAGGTTACATTAATCGGGCGTGGTGCAGGCTCTGTAGAGACCGCAAGCGCAATTATTGCGGATCTGCTCTTCATCAGGAAATTAAATGGCCGGTGTGCTTGA